In one window of Epinephelus fuscoguttatus linkage group LG20, E.fuscoguttatus.final_Chr_v1 DNA:
- the kcng3 gene encoding potassium voltage-gated channel subfamily G member 3, whose protein sequence is MKFGKSICVLNVGGTRYAFTREVIRDFPLRRVSRLHACATEKEVLELCDDYDRDRNEFFFDRHAQAFVFIMLYVRSGKLRFVPGVCELSFYTEMLYWGLESAHLDSCCQKRLDDRMSEIGLDTLSEVDIGVSGDESQSSSEPVQATALTGRAKWLEKMRQTFEEPNSSILAQLLASVSVIFVIVSMIMLCASTLPDWDTAKRNTVEEHRIVEAVCIGWFTAECIVRFLVARNKWDFLRRPLNIIDVIAITPYYVTMAMARAGMPGAGLGVAGVILRVLRMMRVFWLMKLARHFLGLQTLGLTLTRCYREMVMLMVFVFVAMAIYSALAQLLEHGLDLGTQNQDYASIPAAAWWVIISMTTVGYGDVYPVTIGGRVLGGMCVVSGIVLLALPITFIYHSFVQCYHELKLRSARYARSLTVELLQ, encoded by the exons ATGAAGTTCGGGAAGAGCATCTGCGTACTCAACGTAGGGGGAACCCGGTACGCCTTCACCCGTGAGGTGATTAGGGATTTCCCTCTCCGGCGCGTCAGTCGCCTGCATGCCTGCGCAACCGAGAAAGAGGTTCTTGAACTATGCGACGACTACGACCGGGACCGGAATGAGTTTTTCTTTGACCGCCACGCGCAGGCTTTCGTGTTCATCATGCTGTACGTGCGCTCGGGTAAACTCCGCTTTGTCCCCGGAGTATGTGAGCTGTCCTTCTACACAGAGATGCTCTACTGGGGGCTGGAGAGCGCGCACTTGGACTCCTGCTGCCAGAAACGCCTGGACGACAGGATGTCCGAGATCGGACTGGACACTCTGTCCGAGGTGGACATCGGAGTGTCGGGGGACGAGTCCCAGAGCTCGAGCGAGCCGGTGCAAGCGACTGCGCTCACCGGCCGCGCTAAATGGCTCGAGAAGATGCGCCAGACATTCGAGGAGCCCAACTCTTCCATTTTGGCGCAGCTGTTGGCTTCGGTGTCTGTGATCTTTGTGATCGTTTCCATGATCATGCTGTGTGCCAGCACCCTGCCGGACTGGGATACAGCCAAGAGAAATACAGTGGAGGAGCACAG GATAGTGGAGGCCGTGTGCATCGGCTGGTTCACAGCGGAGTGCATAGTGCGCTTTCTGGTGGCCAGAAACAAGTGGGACTTCCTCCGCCGGCCGCTGAACATCATCGATGTGATTGCCATCACCCCCTACTATGTCACCATGGCGATGGCCCGAGCAGGGATGCCGGGTGCCGGGCTCGGGGTTGCTGGGGTGATACTGCGGGTGCTGAGGATGATGCGAGTGTTCTGGCTCATGAAGCTGGCCAGACACTTCCTGGGCCTGCAGACACTGGGGCTGACGCTCACACGCTGCTACCGGGAGATGGTCATGCTGATGGTGTTTGTCTTTGTCGCCATGGCGATATACAGCGCTCTGGCCCAGCTGCTGGAGCACGGCTTGGACTTGGGGACGCAGAACCAGGATTATGCCAGCATCCCGGCAGCGGCCTGGTGGGTCATCATTTCCATGACGACAGTGGGGTACGGGGATGTGTACCCAGTGACAATCGGGGGACGGGTGCTCGGGGGGATGTGTGTAGTGAGCGGCATTGTTCTCTTGGCACTGCCCATCACATTTATCTACCACAGTTTTGTACAGTGCTACCATGAACTCAAACTTCGCTCTGCCAGATATGCACGCAGCCTGACAGTGGAGTTACTGCAGTGA